A genomic stretch from Mycobacterium paraterrae includes:
- a CDS encoding response regulator: MTRVLVVDDDPQLLRALRINLSVRGYEVVTAPTGSRALALAAEHPPQVVILDLGMPDMSGIEVLAGLRGWLSAPVIVLSARTDSSDKVGALDAGADDYMTKPFGMDELLARLRAAVRRATVATGADNPVVETKSFVVDLSIKKVIKNGAEVHLTPTEWGMLEMLVRNRGKLVGREELLREVWGPKYATETHYLRVFLAQLRRKLEDDPSRPTHLLTEAGMGYRFEA; the protein is encoded by the coding sequence ATGACTAGGGTTCTCGTCGTCGACGACGACCCTCAGCTGCTGCGCGCGCTTCGCATCAATCTCTCCGTGCGCGGCTACGAGGTCGTCACGGCACCGACCGGGTCACGCGCGCTGGCCCTGGCCGCCGAACACCCTCCCCAGGTGGTGATCCTGGACTTGGGCATGCCGGACATGTCCGGCATCGAAGTTCTCGCCGGTTTGCGCGGCTGGCTGTCTGCGCCGGTGATCGTGCTGTCGGCGCGAACCGATTCCTCGGACAAGGTCGGCGCGCTCGACGCGGGCGCGGACGATTACATGACGAAGCCGTTCGGCATGGACGAGTTGCTGGCCCGGCTGCGGGCGGCGGTGCGGCGCGCGACGGTGGCCACCGGTGCGGACAACCCGGTGGTGGAGACCAAATCGTTCGTCGTCGACCTGTCGATCAAAAAGGTGATCAAGAACGGTGCTGAGGTCCACCTGACCCCCACCGAGTGGGGCATGCTGGAAATGCTGGTGCGCAATCGGGGCAAGCTCGTCGGTCGCGAGGAGTTGCTGCGCGAGGTCTGGGGGCCCAAGTACGCCACGGAAACCCATTATCTGCGGGTCTTTCTCGCGCAGTTGCGGCGCAAGCTCGAAGACGACCCGTCGCGCCCCACCCATCTGCTGACCGAGGCTGGCATGGGCTATCGCTTCGAGGCATGA
- a CDS encoding potassium-transporting ATPase subunit F, whose protein sequence is MSIDNIIGLALAAVIAIYLVAALYLPERF, encoded by the coding sequence GTGAGTATCGACAACATCATCGGTCTCGCGCTTGCGGCGGTGATCGCGATCTATCTAGTCGCGGCTCTGTACCTCCCGGAAAGGTTCTAG
- a CDS encoding potassium-transporting ATPase subunit C: MNLANIFRQHWAALRALLVLTVITGVVYPLAVWGVSLLPGLHAKAEGSIVNVAGRPAGSALIGQSFTDKDGNPLKQYFQSRPSAAGAGYDPMSSGASNLGPESIVDTPADPNKLTPGGDPSAAGFKPSLLTQVCSRSAAIGSLEKVDGSRPFCTGDGVGAVLSVIGPRDASGNVSRPTQVVSLNQPCSRPGSAAATVFQQFYRGVRVQCAQFGQDYSAGQIVPIRGAAPDQPAVPADAVTASGSGLDPDISPAYAAIQVARVATARGVNPAQIQQAVNHNQHERLLGVFGEPVVNVLALNLELDRNFPVKS, translated from the coding sequence ATGAACCTCGCCAACATCTTTCGCCAGCACTGGGCGGCCCTGCGCGCCCTGCTCGTGCTCACGGTGATCACCGGCGTCGTCTATCCGCTTGCGGTCTGGGGCGTCTCACTGCTGCCAGGTCTGCATGCCAAGGCCGAGGGCTCGATTGTCAACGTCGCCGGCCGGCCAGCAGGGAGCGCGCTGATCGGCCAGTCGTTCACCGACAAGGACGGCAACCCGCTCAAGCAGTATTTCCAGAGCCGGCCCTCGGCGGCCGGAGCCGGCTATGACCCGATGTCGTCGGGAGCGAGCAATCTGGGCCCCGAAAGCATCGTGGACACCCCCGCCGACCCGAACAAGCTGACGCCCGGCGGCGATCCCTCGGCGGCGGGCTTCAAACCAAGCCTGCTGACTCAGGTGTGCTCGCGCAGCGCCGCAATCGGCAGTCTCGAAAAGGTCGACGGCTCACGCCCGTTCTGCACCGGTGACGGGGTCGGCGCCGTGCTGTCGGTGATCGGGCCACGCGACGCGAGCGGCAACGTCAGCCGCCCGACCCAGGTGGTGAGCCTCAACCAGCCTTGCTCGAGACCGGGCAGCGCTGCCGCAACGGTGTTCCAGCAGTTTTACCGGGGTGTTCGGGTGCAGTGCGCGCAGTTCGGCCAGGATTACTCGGCCGGTCAGATTGTCCCGATTCGCGGCGCGGCCCCTGATCAGCCAGCCGTGCCCGCCGACGCGGTCACCGCCAGCGGCAGCGGCCTCGATCCGGACATTTCGCCGGCCTACGCGGCGATTCAGGTGGCCCGGGTGGCGACGGCCCGCGGTGTCAATCCAGCTCAGATACAACAGGCCGTCAACCATAATCAACACGAGCGGCTTCTCGGCGTTTTCGGTGAACCGGTGGTCAATGTGCTCGCACTGAATCTCGAGCTGGACCGCAATTTCCCGGTGAAGTCTTGA
- a CDS encoding response regulator transcription factor, with the protein MAVMSGSTREQRPRQAILGQLPRISRDDGSPIRVLLVDDEPALTNLVKMALHYEGWTVEVAHNGREAVSKFDQVEPDVLVLDIMLPDIDGLEILHRVRQQGPYTPTLFLTARDSVMDRVTGLTAGADDYMTKPFSLEELVARLRGLLRRSNHLAPPAEESLTIGDLTLDGASHEVHRAGSLISLSSTEFELLRFLMRNPRRALTRTEILDRVWNYDFAGRTSIVDLYISYLRKKIDAGREPMIHTVRGVGYMLRPPA; encoded by the coding sequence ATGGCAGTCATGTCGGGATCCACGCGCGAGCAGCGGCCGCGTCAAGCCATCCTCGGTCAGCTCCCCAGGATCAGCCGGGATGACGGATCACCGATCCGGGTATTGCTCGTCGACGACGAACCCGCCCTGACCAATCTGGTCAAGATGGCCCTGCATTACGAAGGCTGGACGGTCGAGGTCGCCCACAACGGACGAGAGGCCGTGAGCAAATTCGACCAGGTCGAACCCGACGTGCTCGTTCTCGACATCATGCTCCCCGATATCGATGGTCTGGAAATCCTGCACAGGGTCCGCCAACAGGGGCCCTACACCCCCACCCTGTTCTTGACGGCGAGGGACTCGGTGATGGATCGAGTGACCGGCCTGACCGCTGGCGCCGACGACTACATGACCAAGCCGTTCAGTCTCGAAGAGCTTGTCGCGCGGCTGCGGGGTCTGCTGCGGCGCTCCAATCACCTGGCGCCCCCCGCCGAAGAAAGCCTGACGATCGGCGATCTCACCCTTGACGGCGCGAGCCATGAAGTGCACCGAGCGGGCTCGCTGATCTCGTTGTCCTCGACCGAATTCGAGCTGCTGCGCTTCCTGATGCGCAACCCACGCCGCGCGCTGACCCGCACCGAGATCCTGGACAGGGTGTGGAACTACGACTTCGCCGGACGCACCAGCATCGTCGATCTGTACATTTCGTACTTGCGAAAGAAGATCGATGCCGGCCGAGAGCCGATGATCCACACCGTGCGTGGCGTCGGGTACATGCTCCGCCCACCGGCGTAA
- a CDS encoding sensor histidine kinase — MTEAPTTRWWRPRTLRQQLVLGVSAVVTIVFVVVGIISVLSLRTYVYAMTDADVATALDSLDHSYSRYLAGESGQHLPIGPALLGFTEQNAGNVIAVIHHDDVIGTAVFYEDDPRTGSPDVVAAIKGQTWHDGEIRTVKLGSLGPYRVSSQTTSAGDRLVVGLSLNLVNKTISRRIVSATVLSVAALLVTSGLTALVVGYALRPLRRVAVTAAEVAGTPLTGDDHRITARVRLDDTDPNNEVGIVGHTFNRLLDNVDSALAHRAESDRRMRQFITDASHELRTPLAALQGYSELTRQDSAALPPTTEYALARIESEAARMASLVDELLLLSRLGEGDDLRTEDVDLADVVLNAFNDATVAAPGHRWVKDLPDDPVWVRGDSDRLHQLVSNLLTNGWVHTPAGTTVTTSITCYRQVSDGPYAELVVADDGPDIDPTLLPHLFDRFVRGKDAPHEGGGNGLGLAIVDSIVKAHNGSVTAESDAGRTIFRVRLPLAA, encoded by the coding sequence ATGACCGAGGCGCCGACCACTCGGTGGTGGCGGCCGCGCACCCTTCGTCAGCAACTGGTCCTTGGCGTCTCGGCGGTGGTGACGATCGTGTTCGTAGTCGTCGGCATCATTTCGGTGCTGAGCCTGCGGACCTACGTCTATGCAATGACCGATGCCGACGTCGCGACAGCGCTTGACTCGCTGGACCATTCGTACTCCAGGTACCTGGCCGGCGAATCCGGTCAACACCTTCCGATCGGACCCGCGCTGCTGGGCTTCACCGAGCAGAACGCCGGAAACGTCATCGCCGTAATCCATCACGACGACGTCATCGGTACCGCGGTCTTCTACGAGGACGACCCGCGGACCGGTTCGCCAGACGTCGTCGCCGCCATCAAGGGCCAGACGTGGCACGACGGCGAGATCCGCACGGTGAAACTCGGATCACTGGGGCCTTACCGGGTCAGCAGCCAAACCACCAGTGCCGGTGACCGATTGGTGGTCGGGCTCTCGCTGAACCTGGTGAACAAGACAATCAGCCGCCGAATCGTCAGTGCGACAGTCCTTTCGGTGGCCGCGCTGCTGGTGACGTCGGGGCTGACCGCGCTGGTGGTCGGGTACGCGCTGCGACCCCTGCGCCGCGTCGCCGTCACCGCCGCCGAGGTCGCCGGCACCCCGCTCACCGGCGATGATCACCGCATCACCGCGAGGGTCCGCCTCGACGACACCGACCCCAACAACGAAGTAGGAATCGTCGGCCACACCTTCAACCGGCTACTGGACAACGTCGACAGCGCGTTGGCCCACCGGGCCGAATCCGACCGGCGCATGCGGCAATTCATCACCGACGCGAGTCATGAGCTACGGACGCCACTGGCAGCGCTGCAGGGCTACTCAGAGCTCACCCGGCAAGACAGCGCCGCGCTGCCACCGACGACGGAGTACGCGCTGGCCCGTATCGAGTCCGAGGCGGCCCGGATGGCCTCGCTCGTCGACGAACTCCTGCTGCTGTCCCGGTTGGGTGAGGGCGACGACCTGCGCACCGAGGACGTCGACCTCGCCGACGTCGTGCTCAACGCGTTCAACGACGCCACCGTGGCGGCGCCCGGCCACCGATGGGTCAAAGACCTGCCCGACGACCCCGTCTGGGTGCGGGGCGACTCCGACCGCCTGCACCAATTGGTCAGCAACCTGTTGACCAACGGGTGGGTCCACACCCCCGCAGGCACCACCGTGACGACGTCGATCACCTGCTATCGCCAAGTGTCCGACGGGCCCTATGCCGAGTTGGTGGTGGCCGACGACGGACCCGATATCGATCCCACCCTGCTCCCCCACCTCTTCGACCGATTCGTGCGCGGAAAAGACGCTCCACACGAGGGCGGGGGCAACGGACTCGGGCTGGCGATCGTCGATTCGATCGTAAAAGCGCACAATGGTTCGGTGACGGCCGAATCCGACGCAGGCCGAACAATTTTCCGGGTGCGCCTGCCGCTGGCAGCGTAG
- the kdpB gene encoding potassium-transporting ATPase subunit KdpB, with protein sequence MPTSTSFKVHSTQHPRGGQASGARVQGGLLDPALLIKALPDALRKFDPRTLWRNPVMLIVEVGAIWSTVLTIQDSSWFGWLVVFWLWLTVLFGNLAESVAEGRGKAQADTLRKSKADTIARRLRGWTPDNPGTEEDVRAPELQKGDVVVVEAGDIIPGDGEIVDGIASVNESAITGESAPVIRESGGDRSAVTGGTTVLSDRIIIRITQEPGKSFIDRMIALVEGANRQKTPNEIALNILLAALTIIFLFAVATLQPLAIYSKVNNPGVADTLALSNNGVNGVVLVALLVCLIPTTIGALLSAIGIAGMDRLVQRNVLAMSGRAVEAAGDVDTLLLDKTGTITLGNREASDFIPVAGVTAEDLADAAQLSSLADETPEGRSIVVYAKENYGLRERPQGELSHAQWVEFTATTRMSGVDLGTRQLRKGAASSVIRWVRDNGGTIPDMLGDVVDGISAAGGTPLVVGVVDGPQAHVLGVIYLKDVVKHGMRARFDEMREMGIRTVMITGDNPLTARAIAEEAGVDDFLAEATPEDKLMLIKREQEGGRLVAMTGDGTNDAPALAQADVGVAMNSGTSAAKEAGNMVDLDSDPTKLIEIVEIGKQLLITRGALSTFSIANDIAKYFAIIPAMFVALFPGLDLLNVMRLHSPQSAILSAVIFNAIIIVALIPLALRGVRYTPSSASKLLSRNLYVYGLGGIVAPFVGIKLIDLVVQFIPGMG encoded by the coding sequence ATGCCAACTTCGACGTCGTTCAAAGTCCACTCGACGCAGCACCCGCGCGGCGGGCAGGCGTCCGGCGCACGCGTCCAGGGCGGACTGCTCGATCCGGCGCTGCTGATCAAGGCACTACCCGATGCGTTGCGCAAGTTCGATCCGCGCACCCTCTGGCGCAACCCGGTGATGCTGATCGTCGAGGTCGGCGCCATTTGGTCGACCGTACTGACAATTCAGGACTCGTCGTGGTTCGGCTGGCTGGTGGTTTTCTGGCTTTGGCTGACAGTGCTTTTCGGCAACCTCGCCGAATCCGTCGCCGAAGGCCGCGGAAAGGCGCAAGCAGACACCCTGCGAAAGTCCAAGGCGGACACCATCGCTCGTCGTCTCCGTGGGTGGACACCGGACAATCCCGGCACCGAGGAAGACGTCCGGGCGCCGGAGTTGCAGAAGGGCGACGTGGTCGTCGTGGAGGCCGGCGACATCATTCCGGGGGACGGTGAGATCGTCGACGGCATCGCGTCGGTCAACGAATCGGCCATCACCGGCGAGTCGGCGCCCGTGATCCGGGAGTCCGGCGGCGACCGGTCCGCAGTCACCGGCGGAACCACAGTGCTGTCGGACCGCATCATCATCAGGATCACCCAGGAGCCCGGTAAAAGCTTCATCGACCGGATGATCGCTCTCGTCGAAGGCGCAAACCGGCAGAAGACACCGAACGAAATCGCCCTGAACATCCTGTTGGCCGCGCTCACCATCATCTTTCTGTTCGCGGTGGCCACCCTGCAGCCGCTGGCGATCTACTCCAAGGTCAACAACCCCGGCGTCGCGGATACGTTGGCGCTGAGCAACAACGGCGTCAACGGCGTGGTGCTGGTGGCTCTGCTGGTGTGCCTGATCCCCACCACCATCGGGGCCCTGCTGTCGGCGATCGGCATCGCCGGCATGGACCGGCTGGTCCAGCGCAATGTGCTGGCCATGTCGGGCCGCGCGGTCGAGGCCGCCGGTGACGTCGATACGTTGCTGCTGGACAAGACGGGAACGATCACCCTTGGCAACCGCGAGGCGTCCGACTTCATCCCGGTCGCGGGCGTCACCGCCGAGGATCTGGCCGACGCGGCGCAACTGTCCAGCCTCGCCGACGAGACCCCGGAGGGGCGTTCGATCGTGGTGTACGCCAAGGAGAACTACGGTCTGAGGGAACGTCCGCAGGGCGAACTCAGCCACGCGCAGTGGGTTGAATTCACCGCGACGACGCGCATGTCGGGCGTCGACCTCGGCACCCGGCAATTGCGCAAGGGCGCCGCCAGCTCGGTGATCAGGTGGGTCCGCGACAACGGCGGCACCATCCCCGACATGCTCGGTGACGTCGTGGACGGCATCTCGGCCGCGGGTGGGACGCCGCTGGTCGTCGGTGTCGTCGACGGACCACAAGCACACGTCCTCGGTGTCATCTACCTCAAGGACGTGGTCAAGCACGGCATGCGCGCCCGCTTCGACGAAATGCGCGAGATGGGTATCCGCACGGTGATGATCACCGGCGACAACCCGCTGACCGCGCGGGCGATCGCCGAGGAGGCCGGTGTCGACGACTTCCTCGCCGAAGCCACCCCCGAAGACAAGCTGATGCTGATCAAGCGGGAGCAAGAGGGCGGGCGGCTGGTCGCGATGACCGGTGACGGCACCAACGACGCGCCGGCGCTGGCCCAAGCCGACGTCGGCGTGGCAATGAATAGTGGTACCAGCGCGGCCAAAGAGGCCGGAAACATGGTCGACCTGGATTCCGACCCGACCAAGCTGATCGAGATCGTCGAGATCGGCAAGCAGCTGTTGATCACCCGCGGGGCGCTGAGCACCTTCTCGATAGCCAACGACATCGCCAAATACTTCGCGATCATCCCGGCCATGTTCGTGGCGTTGTTCCCGGGCCTGGACCTGCTCAACGTCATGCGGCTGCACAGCCCGCAGTCGGCGATCCTGTCAGCGGTGATCTTCAACGCGATCATCATCGTGGCGCTGATACCGCTGGCGCTACGCGGCGTTCGCTACACCCCCAGCAGTGCCTCAAAACTGTTGAGCCGCAACCTCTACGTGTACGGACTCGGCGGGATCGTCGCTCCGTTCGTCGGCATCAAGCTGATCGACCTGGTCGTGCAATTCATTCCCGGGATGGGCTGA
- the kdpA gene encoding potassium-transporting ATPase subunit KdpA, with amino-acid sequence MSSTGAGIGFLALFVAAVIAVHVPLGDYMFHVYTSERDWRVEKLIYRLIGANPKAQQPWYAYGRSLLAFSTVSVLFLFFFELLQDKLPLHLHNPATPMTPALAWNTAVSFVTNTNWQAYSGESTEGHLAQMAGLAVQNFVSSAVGIAVAIVLVRGFARTKTLEIGNFWVDLVRGTLRILLPLAFIGAVVLVAGGVIQNFHLHDQVVTTLSGAQQTLPGGPVASQEAIKELGTNGGGFFNANSAHPFENPTRWTNWVQIFLLSAISFSLPRTFGRMVDSKKQGYAIAAVMGVLATVSMVLVEAFQLAHHGTVPTAIGAATEGVEQRFGVFDSAVFSDLTTLTSTGAVDSAHDSYTSIGGLIQLFNMQIGEVAPGGVGSGLYGMLIMAVITVFIAGLMVGRTPEYLGKKIRPREMKLAASYFPVTELLVLLGTGVAMGLPGPRAGMANTGPHGLSEVLYGFTSASNNNGSAFAGLSANTTFYNTALGLAMVLARFLPIILVLALAGSLARQGHTPESPGTLPTHRPQFVGLVAAVTVVLCALTFLPALALGPLAEGIH; translated from the coding sequence GTGAGCAGCACCGGCGCGGGGATCGGATTCCTCGCATTATTCGTCGCGGCCGTGATCGCAGTCCATGTGCCGCTAGGCGATTACATGTTCCACGTCTACACCTCGGAGCGAGACTGGCGGGTCGAGAAACTGATCTATCGCCTGATCGGCGCCAACCCCAAGGCCCAGCAGCCCTGGTACGCCTACGGACGTAGCCTGTTGGCGTTCTCGACCGTCAGCGTGCTGTTCCTGTTCTTCTTCGAGTTGCTGCAAGACAAACTGCCGCTGCACCTGCACAACCCGGCGACTCCGATGACGCCCGCACTGGCGTGGAATACCGCGGTCAGCTTCGTGACCAACACCAACTGGCAGGCGTATTCGGGTGAGTCGACCGAGGGGCACCTGGCTCAGATGGCCGGGTTGGCGGTGCAGAACTTCGTCTCCTCGGCAGTGGGTATCGCCGTGGCAATCGTCCTGGTGCGCGGCTTCGCCAGGACGAAAACCCTTGAGATCGGCAACTTTTGGGTCGACTTGGTTCGGGGCACCCTGCGCATCTTGCTGCCGCTGGCATTTATCGGCGCCGTGGTGCTGGTCGCCGGCGGCGTCATCCAGAATTTCCACCTGCACGACCAGGTGGTCACCACGCTGAGCGGCGCACAGCAGACCCTTCCAGGCGGACCGGTTGCCAGCCAGGAAGCAATCAAGGAACTCGGCACCAACGGCGGCGGCTTTTTCAACGCCAACTCAGCGCACCCGTTCGAAAATCCGACCCGGTGGACCAACTGGGTACAGATTTTTCTGTTGTCCGCCATCAGCTTCTCGCTGCCGCGCACGTTCGGACGCATGGTCGACAGCAAAAAGCAGGGCTACGCTATCGCCGCGGTCATGGGAGTGCTTGCCACGGTGAGCATGGTTCTGGTCGAAGCGTTCCAACTGGCCCACCACGGAACGGTGCCCACCGCCATCGGCGCGGCGACCGAGGGGGTGGAGCAACGTTTCGGGGTCTTCGATTCCGCGGTGTTCTCCGACCTGACCACGCTCACCTCGACCGGCGCCGTCGATTCGGCACACGACTCCTATACGAGCATCGGCGGCTTGATTCAGCTCTTCAACATGCAGATCGGCGAGGTCGCGCCCGGTGGCGTCGGCTCGGGGCTCTACGGCATGCTGATCATGGCCGTCATCACAGTGTTCATCGCGGGGCTGATGGTGGGTCGCACACCGGAATACCTCGGCAAGAAGATCCGTCCGCGCGAAATGAAGCTTGCCGCAAGCTATTTCCCGGTCACCGAACTGCTCGTGCTGCTCGGCACAGGTGTGGCGATGGGCCTACCGGGCCCACGGGCCGGGATGGCCAATACCGGACCACACGGATTGTCCGAGGTCCTATACGGATTCACCTCCGCGTCGAACAACAACGGGTCCGCCTTCGCTGGGCTGTCGGCCAATACAACGTTCTACAACACCGCGCTCGGGCTGGCGATGGTGCTCGCCCGATTCCTGCCGATCATTTTGGTGCTGGCGCTAGCCGGATCACTTGCGCGGCAAGGTCACACACCAGAGTCACCCGGAACGTTGCCCACCCACCGACCACAGTTCGTCGGACTGGTCGCGGCCGTCACGGTCGTGCTGTGTGCCCTGACGTTCCTGCCGGCGCTGGCACTCGGGCCCCTTGCTGAAGGAATCCACTGA
- a CDS encoding DUF4118 domain-containing protein, producing MTSTNESVSYDDPLAHRTYPPRRGELRIYLGAAPGVGKTCAMLGEAHRRLERGTDVVAAVVETHGRKKVGELLKGIEVIPPHHITYREGSFPELDIEAVLRRKPEVALVDEYAHSNIPGSVNEKRWQDIETLLDAGITVISTLNIQHLESLNDVVAQITGIEQRETVPDEVVRKAAQIELVDITPEALRRRLAHGNVYPSERIDAALSNYFRAGNLTALREIALLWLADQVDSALTKYRADKKITDTWEARERVVVAVTGGPESETLVRRASRIASKSSAQLMVVHVVRGDGLAGVSPREMGKVRELAASIGATVHVVVGEDVSCALLDFARETNATQLVLGSSRRSRWASIFSEGIGAATIKNSGKIDVHMVSHEQANRGVTLATISPRTRQVVSWLAAVTVPWVLLAVTMRLDPTLDIAGKSAIFFAGVVGVALFGGLGPALLSGVLSGVLLDYFHTEPRHSLAVDSFSNVLTVVLLLGIAMAIAVLVDAAASRAREARRTSQEAELLSLFAASVLRGADLSTLLERVREAYSQRAVCLVREVDGQPQSVAGVGANPCSKVDSADTAVKVGDEEYWLLMSGRPLTGRDRRVLSVVATQAAGLVKRGELAEEAGKVKSLAEADELRRLLLSALGHDLRTPLTAAKAAVSSLRAEDVYFSPEDTSELLATVEESLDQLSLLVANLLDSSRLAAGVVRPELTEVYLEEVVQRALVAIGGRCTMNERAGIDRVKVEVGGTVAVGDAGLLERVLSNVIDNALRYAPASIVRVNAGQVGTRVLINVVDEGPGVAKGAAEEMFQPFQRLGDFDTTSGLGLGLSVAKGFVEAMDGTITATDTPGGGLTILIDLAAPEAEPQRPAPATIQSAATRSGAND from the coding sequence GTGACGTCTACGAACGAGTCGGTGAGCTACGACGACCCGCTGGCTCATCGAACGTATCCGCCGCGTCGCGGCGAGCTGCGGATCTACCTGGGGGCGGCACCGGGCGTCGGCAAGACCTGCGCAATGCTCGGTGAGGCGCACCGCAGGCTCGAGCGCGGAACCGACGTCGTCGCCGCCGTCGTCGAAACGCACGGTCGCAAGAAGGTCGGCGAACTGCTCAAAGGCATCGAGGTCATCCCGCCGCACCACATCACCTACCGCGAAGGATCTTTTCCCGAACTCGACATCGAGGCCGTGCTGCGCCGCAAACCCGAAGTGGCACTGGTCGACGAGTACGCGCACAGCAACATCCCGGGCAGCGTCAACGAAAAGCGCTGGCAGGACATCGAAACACTGCTCGACGCGGGCATCACGGTGATCTCGACCCTCAACATCCAGCACCTGGAAAGCCTCAACGACGTCGTCGCGCAGATCACCGGAATCGAGCAACGCGAAACCGTGCCCGACGAGGTGGTCCGCAAAGCAGCCCAGATCGAACTGGTCGACATTACGCCGGAGGCGTTGCGCCGCAGGCTCGCTCACGGAAACGTCTACCCGTCGGAACGCATCGATGCCGCGCTGAGCAACTACTTCCGGGCCGGCAATCTCACCGCGCTGCGTGAGATCGCGTTGTTGTGGCTTGCCGATCAGGTCGATTCCGCCCTGACGAAATACCGCGCCGACAAGAAGATCACCGACACCTGGGAGGCGCGCGAGCGGGTGGTCGTCGCGGTCACCGGCGGACCGGAATCGGAAACGTTGGTGCGCAGGGCCTCTCGCATTGCGTCGAAGTCAAGCGCGCAGCTGATGGTGGTGCATGTCGTCCGGGGGGATGGGCTGGCCGGCGTGTCTCCGCGCGAGATGGGCAAGGTGCGCGAGCTGGCCGCCAGCATCGGGGCCACCGTTCACGTCGTGGTGGGCGAGGACGTGTCGTGTGCGCTGCTGGACTTCGCCCGGGAGACCAATGCCACCCAGCTGGTGCTCGGCAGCTCCCGCCGTTCGCGGTGGGCCAGCATCTTCAGCGAGGGCATCGGCGCGGCAACGATCAAGAACTCGGGCAAGATCGACGTCCACATGGTCAGCCACGAGCAGGCCAACCGCGGCGTGACGCTTGCGACCATCTCGCCGCGGACCCGCCAGGTGGTGTCGTGGCTGGCCGCGGTCACTGTGCCCTGGGTGCTCCTCGCGGTCACGATGCGCCTGGATCCGACGCTCGACATCGCCGGAAAGTCGGCAATCTTCTTCGCCGGCGTGGTGGGCGTTGCGCTGTTCGGCGGCCTGGGACCCGCTCTGCTGTCGGGCGTGCTGTCGGGCGTGCTGCTCGACTATTTCCACACCGAGCCGCGCCACTCCCTCGCTGTCGACAGCTTCAGCAACGTGCTGACCGTCGTGCTGCTGCTCGGGATCGCGATGGCGATCGCGGTGCTGGTGGACGCCGCGGCCAGCCGTGCCCGCGAGGCGAGGCGAACCAGCCAGGAAGCCGAACTGCTGTCGCTGTTCGCCGCGTCAGTGCTGCGCGGCGCCGACCTCAGCACGCTGCTCGAGCGGGTCAGGGAGGCTTATTCCCAGCGGGCCGTGTGCCTGGTGCGCGAAGTCGACGGTCAGCCGCAGTCAGTCGCGGGAGTGGGCGCCAACCCCTGCAGCAAAGTCGACTCGGCAGACACCGCCGTCAAGGTCGGCGACGAGGAGTACTGGCTGCTGATGTCAGGGCGGCCTCTGACCGGCCGCGACCGCAGGGTGCTGTCGGTGGTGGCGACGCAAGCCGCCGGGCTGGTCAAACGCGGTGAACTCGCCGAAGAGGCCGGCAAGGTGAAGTCTTTGGCCGAGGCCGACGAGCTGCGCCGGTTGCTGCTGTCGGCCCTCGGCCACGATCTGCGGACACCCCTGACCGCGGCGAAGGCCGCGGTGTCGAGCCTGCGGGCCGAAGACGTCTACTTCTCCCCCGAAGACACCAGCGAACTGCTCGCAACCGTCGAGGAGTCGCTCGATCAGCTGTCCCTGCTGGTCGCCAATCTCCTCGACTCGTCCCGGCTGGCCGCGGGTGTGGTGCGGCCCGAGCTGACCGAGGTGTACCTCGAAGAGGTCGTGCAACGAGCGCTGGTAGCAATCGGCGGGCGTTGCACGATGAACGAAAGGGCCGGCATCGACCGTGTCAAGGTCGAGGTCGGCGGGACAGTCGCAGTGGGCGACGCGGGCCTGCTGGAAAGGGTGCTGTCCAACGTGATCGACAACGCGCTGCGGTACGCGCCCGCGAGCATCGTCAGGGTCAACGCCGGCCAGGTCGGGACGCGGGTGCTGATCAACGTCGTCGACGAGGGACCGGGCGTGGCCAAGGGCGCCGCCGAGGAGATGTTCCAGCCGTTCCAGCGACTCGGCGACTTCGACACGACCTCGGGCCTGGGCTTGGGCCTGTCGGTGGCGAAGGGCTTCGTGGAGGCGATGGACGGCACCATTACCGCCACCGACACTCCCGGCGGTGGGCTGACGATCCTGATCGACCTGGCGGCGCCGGAAGCGGAGCCCCAGCGACCCGCGCCGGCGACGATTCAGAGCGCAGCGACGAGGAGTGGCGCCAATGACTAG